From Musa acuminata AAA Group cultivar baxijiao chromosome BXJ3-8, Cavendish_Baxijiao_AAA, whole genome shotgun sequence, one genomic window encodes:
- the LOC135644562 gene encoding uncharacterized membrane protein At3g27390-like isoform X1: MEPPQGFWATLWSCLRFLPFFLGLLLLGIIKGALLFPFVCLIMTLGNSAIIVSLWPVHVVWTYYCIAKAKQLGPILKLVLALGVSVILMLWPPVGIFGSIIVGAIYGFLTPIMATFDAVGEGKANNLIHCFLDGTWSTIKGSCTVVRDVKDICLHSYFSIMDDLRLHDPPNGEPYEIRLRYIPGACLAGLLGVMADVPMISLIAICKSPYMLFKGWRRLFHDLIGREGPFLETACVPFAGLAIILWPLAVAGAVTASIISSFSLGAYAAVIAYQETSVKMGLAYIISSMSMFDEYSNDVLDMPEGSCFPRYQYRKKVPQRATSFSRPVSFRRENQDAKKAPSRATSFKNSILELNPLKLLDHLFSECKRHGEVLVSEGVITREDIQESRSSKGGSRIISIGLPAYSILQALLLSAKSDTDGLVLSDNTEITTENRPKDTIFDWFFDPLMIIKEQIKAENFTEEEEIYLSKLVLLHGDSKRLKNLNAQSSSSDQRKRAEIDALARRLQGITKSISRYPTARRRFDDLVKSLSEDLEKKFGSNRSANGFRESQRVRSGIFRIFSQKSFGSDTSTKGHHQEIQEVNNGF; encoded by the exons ATGGAGCCTCCGCAGGGGTTTTGGGCGACTCTTTGGAGTTGCCTTCGGTTCTTGCCTTTCTTTCTAGGTTTACTGCTGCTGGGCATCATCAAAG GTGCTTTACTTTTCCCATTTGTATGTCTTATCATGACATTAGGAAACTCAGCCATCATTGTGAGTCTCTGGCCAGTACATGTAGTTTGGACTTATTATTGCATAGCAAA AGCCAAACAGCTTGGGCCTATTCTGAAGCTTGTTCTTGCACTTGGTGTATCTGTCATCTTGATGTTGTGGCCGCCGGTTGGTATTTTTGGGAGCATCATTGTTGGAGCAATCTATGGTTTTCTAACTCCTATCATGGCTACCTTTGATGCTGTTGGTGAAGGAAAAGCTAATAATCTCATACATTGCTTTTTG GATGGAACTTGGAGTACTATCAAAGGAAGTTGTACAGTGGTTAGAGACGTGAAAGATATTTGCTTGCACTCCTATTTCTCGATCATGGATGATCTTCGTCTTCATGATCCTCCAAACGGAGAGCCTTATGAGATCAG ATTGCGTTACATTCCGGGTGCCTGTTTGGCTGGTCTGCTTGGAGTCATGGCTGATGTGCCGATGATCTCATTGATTGCCATTTGCAAGAGCCCATACATGCTTTTTAAAGGATGGAGGCGTTTGTTTCATGATCTTATAGGCCGAGAGGGCCCGTTTTTGGAAACTGCATGCGTCCCATTTGCTGGTCTAGCCATTATTCTCTGGCCATTGGCAGTTGCAGGAGCAGTCACGGCTTCCATAATATCAAGTTTCTCTTTGGGTGCATATGCAGCTGTTATAGCATACCAG GAGACATCAGTGAAGATGGGGCTAGCCTACATCATCTCTTCCATGTCTATGTTTGATGAATACAGTAATGATGTACTTGACATGCCAGAAGGATCTTGCTTTCCCAG GTATCAATACAGGAAGAAGGTACCACAGCGTGCTACCTCTTTTTCCAGACCTGTCTCTTTTCGACGGGAAAACCAGGATGCAAAAAAGGCTCCTTCACGTGCGACGTCATTTAAGAATAGCATACTTGAATTGAATCCTTTGAAG TTACTTGATCATCTGTTCTCGGAGTGTAAGCGCCATGGTGAGGTTTTGGTCTCTGAAGGAGTAATAACACGAGAAGACATTCAAGAATCTAGGTCCAGTAAAGGTGGTAGCAGGATAATAAGCATCGGTTTGCCGGCATACTCCATACTCCAGGCACTGTTACTTTCAGCAAAGAGCGATACTGATGGTTTAGTTTTAA GTGACAACACTGAGATAACCACTGAAAACCGGCCTAAAGATACAATCTTCGATTGGTTCTTTGACCCTCTGATGATCATTAAAGAGCAGATTAAAGCTGAAAATTTTacagaagaggaagaaatatattTGTCCAAATTGGTGCTGCTGCATGGTGATTCCAAGAGACTGAAAAACCTTAATGCTCAATCATCATCTTCAGATCAGAGAAAACGAGCTGAAATTGATGCCCTTGCTCGGAG GTTGCAAGGCATCACCAAATCGATCTCAAGGTATCCGACAGCCAGACGACGTTTTGATGATCTTGTGAAATCTCTTTCGGAAGACCTTGAGAAGAAGTTTGGAAGCAATCGATCTGCCAATGGGTTTCGAGAGAGTCAACGTGTACGAAGTGGTATTTTCCGAATTTTTAGCCAAAAGTCATTTGGCTCGGATACAAGCACCAAGGGCCATCATCAAGAAATCCAAGAGGTTAACAATGGCTTTTAG
- the LOC135644562 gene encoding uncharacterized membrane protein At3g27390-like isoform X2, with translation MEPPQGFWATLWSCLRFLPFFLGLLLLGIIKGALLFPFVCLIMTLGNSAIIVSLWPVHVVWTYYCIAKAKQLGPILKLVLALGVSVILMLWPPVGIFGSIIVGAIYGFLTPIMATFDAVGEGKANNLIHCFLDGTWSTIKGSCTVVRDVKDICLHSYFSIMDDLRLHDPPNGEPYEIRLRYIPGACLAGLLGVMADVPMISLIAICKSPYMLFKGWRRLFHDLIGREGPFLETACVPFAGLAIILWPLAVAGAVTASIISSFSLGAYAAVIAYQETSVKMGLAYIISSMSMFDEYSNDVLDMPEGSCFPRKKVPQRATSFSRPVSFRRENQDAKKAPSRATSFKNSILELNPLKLLDHLFSECKRHGEVLVSEGVITREDIQESRSSKGGSRIISIGLPAYSILQALLLSAKSDTDGLVLSDNTEITTENRPKDTIFDWFFDPLMIIKEQIKAENFTEEEEIYLSKLVLLHGDSKRLKNLNAQSSSSDQRKRAEIDALARRLQGITKSISRYPTARRRFDDLVKSLSEDLEKKFGSNRSANGFRESQRVRSGIFRIFSQKSFGSDTSTKGHHQEIQEVNNGF, from the exons ATGGAGCCTCCGCAGGGGTTTTGGGCGACTCTTTGGAGTTGCCTTCGGTTCTTGCCTTTCTTTCTAGGTTTACTGCTGCTGGGCATCATCAAAG GTGCTTTACTTTTCCCATTTGTATGTCTTATCATGACATTAGGAAACTCAGCCATCATTGTGAGTCTCTGGCCAGTACATGTAGTTTGGACTTATTATTGCATAGCAAA AGCCAAACAGCTTGGGCCTATTCTGAAGCTTGTTCTTGCACTTGGTGTATCTGTCATCTTGATGTTGTGGCCGCCGGTTGGTATTTTTGGGAGCATCATTGTTGGAGCAATCTATGGTTTTCTAACTCCTATCATGGCTACCTTTGATGCTGTTGGTGAAGGAAAAGCTAATAATCTCATACATTGCTTTTTG GATGGAACTTGGAGTACTATCAAAGGAAGTTGTACAGTGGTTAGAGACGTGAAAGATATTTGCTTGCACTCCTATTTCTCGATCATGGATGATCTTCGTCTTCATGATCCTCCAAACGGAGAGCCTTATGAGATCAG ATTGCGTTACATTCCGGGTGCCTGTTTGGCTGGTCTGCTTGGAGTCATGGCTGATGTGCCGATGATCTCATTGATTGCCATTTGCAAGAGCCCATACATGCTTTTTAAAGGATGGAGGCGTTTGTTTCATGATCTTATAGGCCGAGAGGGCCCGTTTTTGGAAACTGCATGCGTCCCATTTGCTGGTCTAGCCATTATTCTCTGGCCATTGGCAGTTGCAGGAGCAGTCACGGCTTCCATAATATCAAGTTTCTCTTTGGGTGCATATGCAGCTGTTATAGCATACCAG GAGACATCAGTGAAGATGGGGCTAGCCTACATCATCTCTTCCATGTCTATGTTTGATGAATACAGTAATGATGTACTTGACATGCCAGAAGGATCTTGCTTTCCCAG GAAGAAGGTACCACAGCGTGCTACCTCTTTTTCCAGACCTGTCTCTTTTCGACGGGAAAACCAGGATGCAAAAAAGGCTCCTTCACGTGCGACGTCATTTAAGAATAGCATACTTGAATTGAATCCTTTGAAG TTACTTGATCATCTGTTCTCGGAGTGTAAGCGCCATGGTGAGGTTTTGGTCTCTGAAGGAGTAATAACACGAGAAGACATTCAAGAATCTAGGTCCAGTAAAGGTGGTAGCAGGATAATAAGCATCGGTTTGCCGGCATACTCCATACTCCAGGCACTGTTACTTTCAGCAAAGAGCGATACTGATGGTTTAGTTTTAA GTGACAACACTGAGATAACCACTGAAAACCGGCCTAAAGATACAATCTTCGATTGGTTCTTTGACCCTCTGATGATCATTAAAGAGCAGATTAAAGCTGAAAATTTTacagaagaggaagaaatatattTGTCCAAATTGGTGCTGCTGCATGGTGATTCCAAGAGACTGAAAAACCTTAATGCTCAATCATCATCTTCAGATCAGAGAAAACGAGCTGAAATTGATGCCCTTGCTCGGAG GTTGCAAGGCATCACCAAATCGATCTCAAGGTATCCGACAGCCAGACGACGTTTTGATGATCTTGTGAAATCTCTTTCGGAAGACCTTGAGAAGAAGTTTGGAAGCAATCGATCTGCCAATGGGTTTCGAGAGAGTCAACGTGTACGAAGTGGTATTTTCCGAATTTTTAGCCAAAAGTCATTTGGCTCGGATACAAGCACCAAGGGCCATCATCAAGAAATCCAAGAGGTTAACAATGGCTTTTAG
- the LOC135644562 gene encoding uncharacterized membrane protein At3g27390-like isoform X3: protein MLWPPVGIFGSIIVGAIYGFLTPIMATFDAVGEGKANNLIHCFLDGTWSTIKGSCTVVRDVKDICLHSYFSIMDDLRLHDPPNGEPYEIRLRYIPGACLAGLLGVMADVPMISLIAICKSPYMLFKGWRRLFHDLIGREGPFLETACVPFAGLAIILWPLAVAGAVTASIISSFSLGAYAAVIAYQETSVKMGLAYIISSMSMFDEYSNDVLDMPEGSCFPRYQYRKKVPQRATSFSRPVSFRRENQDAKKAPSRATSFKNSILELNPLKLLDHLFSECKRHGEVLVSEGVITREDIQESRSSKGGSRIISIGLPAYSILQALLLSAKSDTDGLVLSDNTEITTENRPKDTIFDWFFDPLMIIKEQIKAENFTEEEEIYLSKLVLLHGDSKRLKNLNAQSSSSDQRKRAEIDALARRLQGITKSISRYPTARRRFDDLVKSLSEDLEKKFGSNRSANGFRESQRVRSGIFRIFSQKSFGSDTSTKGHHQEIQEVNNGF from the exons ATGTTGTGGCCGCCGGTTGGTATTTTTGGGAGCATCATTGTTGGAGCAATCTATGGTTTTCTAACTCCTATCATGGCTACCTTTGATGCTGTTGGTGAAGGAAAAGCTAATAATCTCATACATTGCTTTTTG GATGGAACTTGGAGTACTATCAAAGGAAGTTGTACAGTGGTTAGAGACGTGAAAGATATTTGCTTGCACTCCTATTTCTCGATCATGGATGATCTTCGTCTTCATGATCCTCCAAACGGAGAGCCTTATGAGATCAG ATTGCGTTACATTCCGGGTGCCTGTTTGGCTGGTCTGCTTGGAGTCATGGCTGATGTGCCGATGATCTCATTGATTGCCATTTGCAAGAGCCCATACATGCTTTTTAAAGGATGGAGGCGTTTGTTTCATGATCTTATAGGCCGAGAGGGCCCGTTTTTGGAAACTGCATGCGTCCCATTTGCTGGTCTAGCCATTATTCTCTGGCCATTGGCAGTTGCAGGAGCAGTCACGGCTTCCATAATATCAAGTTTCTCTTTGGGTGCATATGCAGCTGTTATAGCATACCAG GAGACATCAGTGAAGATGGGGCTAGCCTACATCATCTCTTCCATGTCTATGTTTGATGAATACAGTAATGATGTACTTGACATGCCAGAAGGATCTTGCTTTCCCAG GTATCAATACAGGAAGAAGGTACCACAGCGTGCTACCTCTTTTTCCAGACCTGTCTCTTTTCGACGGGAAAACCAGGATGCAAAAAAGGCTCCTTCACGTGCGACGTCATTTAAGAATAGCATACTTGAATTGAATCCTTTGAAG TTACTTGATCATCTGTTCTCGGAGTGTAAGCGCCATGGTGAGGTTTTGGTCTCTGAAGGAGTAATAACACGAGAAGACATTCAAGAATCTAGGTCCAGTAAAGGTGGTAGCAGGATAATAAGCATCGGTTTGCCGGCATACTCCATACTCCAGGCACTGTTACTTTCAGCAAAGAGCGATACTGATGGTTTAGTTTTAA GTGACAACACTGAGATAACCACTGAAAACCGGCCTAAAGATACAATCTTCGATTGGTTCTTTGACCCTCTGATGATCATTAAAGAGCAGATTAAAGCTGAAAATTTTacagaagaggaagaaatatattTGTCCAAATTGGTGCTGCTGCATGGTGATTCCAAGAGACTGAAAAACCTTAATGCTCAATCATCATCTTCAGATCAGAGAAAACGAGCTGAAATTGATGCCCTTGCTCGGAG GTTGCAAGGCATCACCAAATCGATCTCAAGGTATCCGACAGCCAGACGACGTTTTGATGATCTTGTGAAATCTCTTTCGGAAGACCTTGAGAAGAAGTTTGGAAGCAATCGATCTGCCAATGGGTTTCGAGAGAGTCAACGTGTACGAAGTGGTATTTTCCGAATTTTTAGCCAAAAGTCATTTGGCTCGGATACAAGCACCAAGGGCCATCATCAAGAAATCCAAGAGGTTAACAATGGCTTTTAG
- the LOC103996002 gene encoding uncharacterized protein LOC103996002 has translation MLRSTFLPFFISSPFPPAQAFALRAYLPRPPPVCKYSSSAQSPPPPPPTSAYVHLPFCRKRCHYCDFPIIALGSSTPHRPDTDPRISNYVQLLLREIAATRAWSDDCSPLETVFFGGGTPSLVPPGFVSSILDALKSRFGMCDSPEVSIEMDPGTFDKEKMERLLELGVNRVSLGVQAFQEELLRACGRAHGLKDVYEAIEIVTDCSELQNWSMDLISSLPHQSQEMWEESLRCAISARPTHVSVYDLQVEQGTKFGHLYTPGEFPLPTEMQSADFYRTASRMLSGAGYSHYEISSYCKDRYECKHNLTYWLNRSFYGFGLGSASYINGVRFSRPRRLKEYEEWVQKLEDGLVVLHEDISVDTKDMAMDVVMLSLRTAKGLDLRGFAKCFGKSLARSLCQALRQYVESGHVVVMDDDRNMLSYPEFELKMSEDNDEMGNGVASIRLSDPDGFLLSNELISIAFGIISP, from the exons ATGCTGAGATCCACTTTCCTCCCCTTCTTCATCTCATCTCCCTTTCCACCGGCTCAAGCCTTCGCCCTCAGGGCGTACCTTCCGCGTCCACCACCTGTTTGTAAATATTCCTCCTCGGCCCAGTCCCCACCCCCGCCCCCGCCCACCTCCGCCTACGTCCACCTCCCTTTCTGCCGCAAGCGGTGCCACTACTGCGACTTCCCGATCATCGCTCTCGGTTCCTCCACGCCGCACCGCCCGGACACCGACCCCAGAATCTCGAACTACGTGCAGCTCCTCCTCCGCGAGATTGCGGCGACCAGAGCCTGGTCCGACGACTGCTCGCCCCTCGAGACCGTGTTCTTCGGCGGTGGCACGCCGTCGCTAGTCCCTCCGGGCTTCGTCTCGTCCATCCTCGACGCGCTGAAGTCGAGATTTGGCATGTGCGATAGCCCGGAGGTGTCGATTGAAATGGACCCTGGAACGTTTGATAAGGAAAAGATGGAACGGCTGCTTGAGCTGGGAGTGAACCGGGTGTCGCTCGGTGTTCAGGCGTTCCAGGAGGAGCTGCTGAGGGCTTGCGGGAGAGCCCACGGCTTGAAGGATGTCTATGAAGCCATTGAGATTGTCACCGACTGCAGTGAGCTGCAGAATTGGAGCATGGACCTCATCTCGTCCTTGCCCCATCAGTCCCAAGAAATGTGGGAAGAGAGCTTGCGCTGTGCCATCAGTGCTCGTCCTACGCATGTCTCCGTTTACGACCTGCAGGTTGAGCAAGGCACCAAGTTTGGTCATTT GTATACTCCAGGAGAATTTCCTCTACCAACAGAGATGCAGTCGGCAGATTTTTACAGGACTGCTTCACGGATGCTTTCTGGGGCAGGTTATAGCCACTATGAGATCAGTAGCTACTGCAAGGATCGGTATGAGTGCAAGCACAATCTCACCTACTGGCTGAACAGATCTTTCTATGGATTTGGCCTTGGATCTGCAAGCTACATCAATGGCGTGAGGTTTTCAAGGCCAAGAAGATTGAAGGAGTACGAGGAATGGGTGCAGAAGTTGGAAGATGGATTGGTAGTGCTTCATGAGGACATCAGTGTCGACACAAAGGACATGGCAATGGATGTTGTGATGCTGTCCTTGAGAACGGCAAAAGGTCTTGACCTGAGGGGCTTTGCAAAATGCTTTGGGAAGAGCCTGGCACGCTCTTTGTGCCAAGCCTTGAGACAGTATGTAGAGAGTGGGCATGTGGTTGTCATGGATGATGATAGAAATATGTTGTCTTACCCTGAGTTTGAGTTGAAGATGAGTGAGGATAATGATGAAATGGGTAATGGAGTTGCATCCATTCGGCTTAGTGATCCAGATGGTTTCCTCCTGTCTAATGAGTTGATATCCATTGCATTTGGAATTATATCTCCATAA